One window from the genome of Amblyraja radiata isolate CabotCenter1 unplaced genomic scaffold, sAmbRad1.1.pri scaffold_472_ctg1, whole genome shotgun sequence encodes:
- the LOC116970003 gene encoding ephrin type-B receptor 3-like, which yields MELWLHLSFLSTALALDEVLMDTQMATEELNWLAVPSSGWEETVAVDRNFNAIRTHRVCNMESPNQDNWLRSGFIERGEARLVYVDLRFTMRDCRSFRSPCRETFSVYHREADSLGDVEAPGVSGLREAYAKAGEVSAELVFTLGEGGGVNRATVAVGPLSKAGFRLAFRDRGACTNLLSVRAYYRRCPPAILGLARFPTTATGPAPASLLPVGGSCVDGAQEVDTPPTMYCGGEGHWLVPAGACRCRPGYRGNRELTACTEIEDHNSLSNATLGGRPSQNSSGLSCGQLEEHNALLLANGQMLQEQAETLGKLAEAVARLNATLAAILRRLPGLLEEEPEGSSSRGEGK from the exons ATGGAGCTGTGGCTTCACCTCTCCTTCCTGTCCACAGCCCTGGCCTTGGATG AGGTGCTAATGGACACACAGATGGCGACAGAAGAACTGAACTGGCTGGCAGTGCCCAGCAGTGGG TGGGAGGAGACGGTAGCCGTGGATAGGAACTTCAACGCCATTCGAACCCACCGTGTGTGTAACATGGAAAGCCCCAACCAGGACAACTGGCTGAGGAGCGGCTTCATCGAGCGTGGAGAGGCCCGCCTGGTGTACGTGGACCTGCGCTTCACCATGAGGGACTGCAGGTCGTTCCGGAGTCCGTGCCGGGAGACGTTCTCGGTCTACCACCGTGAGGCAGACAGCTTGGGGGACGTGGAGGCCCCGGGAGTCTCTGGGCTGAGGGAGGCCTACGCCAAGGCGGGCGAGGTTTCCGCGGAGCTGGTCTTCACGCTGGGGGAAGGCGGCGGGGTGAACCGGGCCACGGTGGCGGTGGGCCCGCTCTCCAAGGCCGGCTTCAGGCTGGCCTTCCGGGACCGCGGGGCCTGTACCAACCTGCTGTCCGTGCGGGCCTACTACAGGAGGTGCCCGCCCGCCATCCTGGGCCTGGCGCGCTTCCCCACCACCGCCACGGGCCCAGCCCCCGCCTCACTGTTGCCCGTGGGCGGCTCCTGCGTGGACGGGGCCCAGGAGGTCGACACGCCGCCCACAATGTACTGCGGCGGGGAGGGCCACTGGCTGGTGCCCGCCGGAGCCTGCCGGTGTAGGCCCGGTTACCGGGGCAACCGGGAGCTCACGGCCTGCACAG AGATAGAAGACCACAACAGTCTCTCCAACGCCACTTTAGGAGGGAGGCCATCCCAGAATTCTTCGGGCCTCTCTTGTGGGCAACTGGAAGAGCATAACGCCCTGCTCTTGGCCAACGGGCAGATGCTGCAGGAGCAGGCCGAGACCTTGGGGAAGTTGGCAGAGGCGGTGGCCAGGCTCAACGCCACGCTCGCCGCCATCTTGCGCAGGCTCCCTGGCCTCCTggaagaggagcccgagggttcaTCGAGCCGGGGCGAGGGAAAGTGA
- the LOC116970005 gene encoding slit homolog 3 protein-like — MLDISNNSLRTIPTDLFKNNDTLLYVYLYDNPWHLTRALCVYFRYVRKPDSESVVCASPAVWQGWPIVNLTLEQLCPVSTTQTPAALSLPTPPPWAVCDPSPGLAGKVELNCSHRSLQSVPPSLPEDTQVLLLSSNSIRSVSLGSFGNLSKLRHLDLSDNRLGRLEGDRPLPLEWLDLSSNALTAIPHLGNLPHLRKLVLDGNGIADLPQGAFEGLVNLTELSIRGNTIGHLPDHIFHLLHNLQHLNLASNRIQNFPNGALDGLDGLQMLDISNNSLRTIPTDLFKNNDTLLYVYLYDNPWHCECGSVNYLKDWMDVNDVYRYVRKPDSESVVCASPVVWQGWPIVNLTLEQLCPVSTTQTPAALSLPTPPPWAVCDPSPGLAGKVELNCSHRSLQSVPPSLPEDTQVLLLSSNSIRSVSLGSFGNLSKLRHLDLSDNRLGRLEGDRPLPLEWLDLSSNALTAIPHLGNLPHLRKLVLDGNGIADLPQGAFEGLVNLTELSIRGNAIGHLPDHIFHPLHNLQHLNLASNHIQDFPNGALDRMKDLQILDISNNSLRTIPTDLFENNGTLLYVYLYDNPWHCECGSVNYLKGWMEDNDGNVYRYVGEPDSESVVCASPVVWQGRPIVNLTLEQLCPVSTTQTPAALSLPTPPPWAVCDPSPGLAGKVGLNCSHRSLQSVPPSLPEDTQVLLLSSNSIRSVSLGSFGNLSKLRHLDLSDNRLGRLEGDRPLPLEWLDLSSNALTAIPHLGNLPHLRKLVLDGNGIADLPQGAFEGLVNLTELSIRGNAIGHLPDRIFHPLHKLQLLNLASNRIQDFPNGALDGLEELDVSDNLLSSLPPSLLGKSALLRLALHGNPWVCDDHIHHLSRWIRANPGKVRGPNGAADDTAAVCRAPVQLNGVPLVRVPLQVKPVDDAFTAWARRSGLLLDGPGSRPSCWAQLLLHCFALFLVAMELCALSFYTLGFYRRLCRPLKPLGRGVRLVRYSLVLPDLRQVYPPPGPHPNPDLRQLVDEYDAGSATQGEADTFTSFQ, encoded by the exons ATGTTAGACATCTCCAATAACAGCCTGAGAACAATCCCCACAGACCTCTTTAAGAACAACGACACACTTCTCTACGTCTACCTGTACGACAACCCCTGGCACT tgactcgagCATTGTGTGTGTATTTCAGGTACGTGAGGAAACCCGACTCGGAGAGTGTGGTGTGTGCATCGCCCGCCGTGTGGCAGGGATGGCCCATCGTTAACCTCACTCTCGAGCAACTCTGCCCAGTCTCCACCACCCAGACGCCAGCCGCTCTGTCTCTGCCCACCCCTCCACCCTGGGCCGTCTGCGACCCATCGCCGGGCTTGGCAGGGAAGGTGGAACTGAACTGCAGCCACCGCTCCCTCCAGtccgtccctccctccctaccggaGGACACCCAGGTTCTCCTCTTGTCTTCCAATTCCATCCGTTCCGTCTCTCTCGGCTCGTTCGGGAACCTCTCGAAGCTCCGCCACCTCGACCTCTCCGACAACCGGCTCGGGCGCTTGGAGGGCGACCGCCCGCTGCCGCTGGAGTGGCTGGACCTCTCCTCCAACGCCTTGACCGCCATTCCCCACCTGGGGAACCTGCCGCATCTCAGGAAGCTGGTCCTGGATGGCAACGGGATCGCGGATCTCCCCCAGGGGGCGTTCGAGGGCTTGGTCAACCTGACCGAGCTCAGCATCCGGGGCAACACCATCGGTCATCTCCccgaccacatcttccacctgctccaCAACCTCCAGCACCTCAACCTCGCGTCCAACCGCATCCAGAACTTCCCCAACGGTGCCTTGGACGGGCTGGATGGGCTGCAGATGTTAGACATCTCCAATAACAGCCTGAGAACAATCCCCACAGACCTCTTTAAGAACAACGACACACTTCTCTACGTCTACCTGTACGACAACCCCTGGCACTGTGAGTGTGGCTCGGTCAACTATCTCAAAGACTGGATGGATGTCAATGACGTGTACAG GTACGTGAGGAAACCCGACTCGGAGAGTGTGGTGTGTGCATCGCCCGTCGTGTGGCAGGGATGGCCCATCGTTAACCTCACTCTCGAGCAACTCTGCCCCGTCTCCACCACCCAGACGCCAGCCGCTCTGTCTCTGCCCACCCCTCCACCCTGGGCCGTCTGCGACCCATCGCCGGGCTTGGCAGGGAAGGTGGAACTGAACTGCAGCCATCGCTCCCTCCAgtccgtccctccctccctcccggaggaCACCCAGGTTCTCCTCTTGTCTTCCAATTCCATCCGTTCCGTCTCTCTCGGCTCGTTCGGGAACCTCTCGAAGCTCCGCCACCTCGACCTCTCCGACAACCGGCTCGGGCGCTTGGAGGGCGACCGCCCGCTGCCGCTGGAGTGGCTGGACCTCTCCTCCAACGCCTTGACCGCCATTCCCCACCTGGGGAACCTGCCGCATCTCAGGAAGCTGGTCCTGGATGGCAACGGGATCGCGGATCTCCCCCAGGGGGCATTCGAGGGCTTGGTCAACCTGACCGAGCTCAGCATCCGGGGCAACGCCATCGGTCATCTCCCCGACCACATCTTCCACCCGCTCCACAACCTCCAGCACCTCAACCTCGCCTCcaaccacatccaggacttccccAACGGTGCATTGGACAGGATGAAGGATCTGCAGATTTTAGACATCTCCAATAACAGCCTGAGAACAATCCCCACAGACCTCTTTGAGAACAACGGCACACTTCTCTACGTCTACCTGTACGACAACCCCTGGCACTGTGAGTGTGGCTCGGTCAACTATCTCAAAGGCTGGATGGAAGACAATGACGGGAACGTGTACAg GTACGTGGGGGAACCCGACTCGGAGAGTGTGGTGTGTGCATCGCCCGTCGTGTGGCAGGGACGGCCCATCGTTAACCTCACTCTCGAGCAACTCTGCCCCGTCTCCACCACCCAGACGCCAGCCGCTCTGTCTCTGCCCACCCCTCCACCCTGGGCCGTCTGCGACCCATCGCCGGGCTTGGCAGGGAAGGTGGGACTGAACTGCAGCCACCGCTCCCTCCAgtccgtccctccctccctcccggaggaCACCCAGGTTCTCCTCTTGTCTTCCAACTCCATCCGTTCCGTCTCTCTCGGCTCGTTCGGGAACCTCTCGAAGCTCCGCCACCTCGACCTCTCCGACAACCGGCTCGGGCGCTTGGAGGGCGACCGCCCGCTGCCGCTGGAGTGGCTGGACCTCTCCTCCAACGCCTTGACCGCCATTCCCCACCTGGGGAACCTGCCGCATCTCAGGAAGCTGGTCCTGGATGGCAACGGGATCGCGGATCTCCCCCAGGGGGCATTCGAGGGCTTGGTCAACCTGACCGAGCTCAGCATCCGGGGCAACGCCATCGGTCATCTCCCCGACCGCATCTTCCACCCGCTCCACAAACTCCAGCTCCTCAACCTCGCCTCCAACCGCATCCAGGACTTCCCCAACGGTGCCTTGGACGGGCTGGAGGAGCTGGACGTCTCCGACAACCTCCTGTCctctcttcccccgtctctcCTGGGCAAGTCCGCCCTGCTCCGCCTAGCGCTCCATGGCAACCCTTGGGTCTGCGATGACCACATCCACCACCTGTCCCGATGGATCCGGGCCAACCCGGGCAAGGTGCGGGGACCCAACGGGGCCGCGGATGACACCGCCGCCGTCTGCAGGGCCCCCGTCCAGTTGAACGGCGTGCCCTTGGTTCGAGTCCCGCTGCAGGTCAAGCCCGTTGACGACGCCTTCACCGCCTGGGCGCGGAGGTCCGGTCTTCTCCTGGACGGGCCGGGGTCCAGACCCTCCTGTTGGGCTCAACTCCTCCTCCACTGCTTCGCCCTCTTCCTGGTGGCGATGGAGCTCtgcgccctctccttctacactcTCGGCTTCTACCGCCGCCTCTGCCGGCCACTCAAGCCGCTCGGACGCGGGGTCAGGTTGGTCCGCTACAGCCTGGTGCTGCCCGACCTCCGGCAGGTCTACCCCCCACCcggcccccaccccaaccccgacCTCCGGCAGCTGGTGGACGAGTACGATGCGGGCAGTGCCACACAGGGAGAGGCAGACACGTTCACCAGCTTCCAGTGA